From Methanococcus maripaludis, the proteins below share one genomic window:
- a CDS encoding HsdM family class I SAM-dependent methyltransferase codes for MAKKEVKTDLWVYDLLKEAEIELEPQGSSIVEINTALKTASKNRTGKVGFPEYIGVIKDFLLVIEDKSELSNHIILDNKNLISMERNDVKNYAVNGALFYGQHLAKNTSYKKIIAFGISGNEKKHKISPIYIDETEYYRELPDVESFISFNEKNIDEYYTREILKEATDEEKTTEEILKDASILHEDLRNYGTLKDVDKPLIVSGILLALRESESKNFSIDDLTGDTIKTDGQKIYDAIESNLKRANVSPDVKKDKLLSQFAIIKDTPKLNEIEPKLKKTPLKHYTEYLYNKIYKSIRYIQSSEDYLGRFYGEFMSYSGGDGQTLGIVLTPKHITELFCDLVEVKPNDIVFDPCCGTAGFLIASMHNMLKQTSKKSEQRNIRQNQLHGFELQPYMFTIATTNMILRGDGKSNLINEDFLKQDPNKIQLKQPTVGMMNPPYSQGSKKDPTLYEIAFTEHLLDSLTVGARCIVIIPQSSVTGKTREEQSIKENILKKHTLEGVITLNKDTFYGVGVMPCIAIFTAGEPHLNDKECKFIDFRDDGYKISPHIGLLETEQAKDKKQHLLDVWFDRIESETKFCVKTTVEPNDEWLHSFYYFNDEIPTDENFEKTVSDYLSFEFSMIMQNREYLFKTPKNGDGDGDGDE; via the coding sequence ATGGCCAAAAAAGAAGTAAAAACGGATTTATGGGTCTATGATTTATTAAAAGAAGCAGAAATCGAACTTGAACCACAAGGAAGTTCAATAGTTGAAATAAACACGGCATTAAAAACTGCTTCAAAAAACAGAACTGGAAAAGTCGGTTTTCCAGAATACATTGGAGTAATTAAAGATTTTTTGTTAGTTATTGAAGATAAATCCGAGTTATCTAACCATATAATATTAGATAATAAAAATTTAATTAGTATGGAACGAAATGATGTGAAAAATTACGCTGTTAATGGTGCACTGTTTTATGGACAACATTTGGCTAAAAACACATCATATAAAAAAATAATTGCTTTTGGCATATCTGGAAACGAGAAAAAACATAAAATTAGCCCAATCTATATTGATGAAACTGAATATTATCGAGAACTTCCAGATGTAGAATCATTCATATCATTCAATGAAAAAAACATTGATGAGTATTATACAAGGGAAATCTTAAAAGAAGCGACAGATGAAGAAAAAACGACTGAAGAAATCTTAAAAGATGCTTCAATACTACATGAAGATTTAAGAAATTACGGGACTCTTAAAGATGTTGATAAACCTTTGATTGTATCAGGTATTTTATTAGCTTTGAGGGAATCAGAATCTAAGAATTTTTCTATTGATGATTTAACAGGAGATACGATTAAAACAGATGGTCAAAAAATTTATGATGCGATAGAATCCAATTTAAAAAGAGCAAATGTATCTCCCGATGTAAAAAAAGATAAATTACTTAGTCAGTTTGCAATCATTAAAGATACACCAAAATTAAATGAAATTGAACCGAAATTAAAGAAAACACCACTAAAACATTATACCGAATACCTATACAACAAAATTTACAAAAGTATTAGATATATTCAGTCTTCGGAAGATTATTTGGGTAGATTTTATGGAGAATTTATGTCTTATTCGGGGGGTGATGGGCAGACATTAGGTATTGTTCTTACCCCTAAACATATTACGGAATTATTTTGCGATTTAGTTGAAGTAAAACCTAATGATATTGTTTTTGACCCTTGTTGTGGAACTGCAGGATTTTTAATTGCTTCAATGCATAACATGTTAAAACAAACCAGTAAAAAATCAGAACAAAGAAATATCAGACAAAACCAACTTCACGGCTTTGAATTACAGCCCTACATGTTTACAATTGCTACAACAAATATGATTTTACGAGGAGATGGTAAAAGCAACCTAATAAATGAAGATTTCTTAAAGCAAGACCCCAATAAAATACAGTTAAAACAGCCCACCGTAGGGATGATGAATCCACCTTATTCACAAGGCTCAAAAAAAGATCCTACGTTATATGAAATAGCTTTTACCGAACATTTGCTTGACTCATTGACTGTTGGTGCACGTTGTATCGTTATTATACCCCAATCCTCAGTAACAGGGAAAACTAGAGAAGAACAGAGTATAAAAGAAAATATCTTAAAAAAACATACACTAGAAGGCGTAATTACCCTAAACAAAGATACATTTTATGGTGTTGGGGTAATGCCTTGTATTGCCATATTTACGGCAGGGGAACCACATTTAAATGATAAAGAATGTAAATTTATCGATTTTAGGGATGACGGTTATAAAATTAGCCCCCATATAGGATTACTGGAAACTGAACAGGCAAAAGATAAAAAACAGCACTTACTTGATGTATGGTTTGATAGAATCGAATCAGAAACAAAATTTTGTGTAAAAACGACGGTAGAGCCTAATGATGAATGGCTTCACAGCTTTTATTACTTCAATGATGAAATTCCAACAGATGAAAATTTTGAAAAAACTGTTTCAGATTACCTATCTTTTGAATTTTCCATGATAATGCAAAACAGAGAATATTTATTCAAAACTCCTAAAAATGGAGATGGAGATGGAGATGGAGATGAATAA
- a CDS encoding OB-fold nucleic acid binding domain-containing protein yields the protein MNIDKLKQKILSKISEKELEKKVNEKIEENSGLLGEESAVMLVAQELGIEITYGDDEEEYDFSIKDIADGQKNVEVTGKIIEISPAKDFNRKDGSTGKLASVTIGDNTGITRLTLWNDKTDLIEGLKKGDVVKIENAFSRKWNDKVELNSGSELSIEKLKKYDESRYPILKDNYKISELMPNLSGTINAEVVAAYPKKEFSRKDGTKGQLKSLFLKDDTGSIRGTLWNELADFEVKKGDIAEVSGYVKQGYSGLEISVDNIGIIEKSVKEEKPVEKLSISELTSFDGEYVTVSGNIVNISGSREVKFSDRTAEVQDIYINDGTGMVKTAFWGTNRSILDGLKEGDYVTISNAKLRTYTDNTGEKRADLTYNYMSELKKDETASKKILEEITEIKDILNGSADNSDVTVVAMVTNAYPVNEFQRSSGGTGKVRNIMLEDGTGSIRMALWDSDAETEISEGDVVKLIHGYAKESGEYMDLSTGRFGRIEVNPKGVSIKSPRNYIADLEEGVSTEINGTIVDYRKQDVILNLCPNCRKRLNLVDNKYLCEVCGEVEPNELLVSNLTVDDGTGVINCRVYGNNVEKVTELSKNKLKEMNMDALADVLGKDVLFYGTPSFRNDDLEFAVKRVNFVDVSKELEVLKQL from the coding sequence ATGAATATTGACAAGTTAAAACAAAAAATATTATCAAAAATCTCAGAAAAAGAGCTTGAGAAAAAAGTAAATGAAAAAATCGAGGAAAATTCCGGACTTCTTGGTGAAGAAAGTGCAGTAATGCTAGTTGCACAGGAACTCGGGATAGAAATAACTTACGGCGACGATGAAGAAGAATATGATTTTTCGATTAAAGATATCGCTGACGGGCAGAAAAATGTTGAAGTCACAGGAAAAATTATTGAAATTTCACCTGCAAAAGACTTTAACCGAAAAGATGGAAGCACTGGAAAACTTGCATCAGTTACTATCGGGGACAATACTGGAATTACCAGACTTACGCTTTGGAACGACAAAACGGATCTTATTGAAGGCTTAAAAAAAGGGGATGTTGTAAAAATTGAAAATGCATTTAGCAGAAAGTGGAATGACAAAGTCGAATTAAACAGCGGTTCAGAATTATCGATTGAAAAACTTAAAAAATACGATGAATCGAGATATCCTATTTTAAAAGATAATTATAAGATTTCAGAATTAATGCCGAATTTATCAGGAACAATTAATGCAGAAGTTGTTGCAGCATATCCTAAAAAAGAATTCAGCAGAAAAGATGGAACAAAAGGTCAGCTAAAATCTTTATTTTTAAAAGATGATACAGGAAGTATAAGGGGAACTCTCTGGAATGAACTTGCAGATTTTGAAGTTAAAAAAGGAGATATCGCAGAAGTAAGCGGTTATGTAAAACAGGGTTATTCCGGACTTGAAATTTCTGTTGATAATATTGGAATAATTGAAAAATCCGTTAAAGAAGAAAAACCTGTTGAAAAATTGAGTATTTCTGAACTTACAAGCTTTGATGGAGAATACGTTACAGTTTCTGGAAATATTGTTAACATTTCAGGTTCAAGAGAAGTTAAATTTAGTGACAGAACTGCAGAAGTTCAGGATATTTACATAAACGATGGAACTGGAATGGTAAAAACTGCATTTTGGGGTACAAACAGGAGTATTCTTGACGGCTTAAAAGAAGGAGATTACGTAACAATCTCAAATGCTAAATTAAGAACCTACACTGATAATACTGGTGAAAAAAGGGCTGATTTAACTTATAACTACATGTCAGAACTTAAAAAAGACGAAACTGCAAGTAAAAAAATATTAGAAGAAATAACCGAGATTAAAGATATTTTGAATGGAAGTGCAGACAACTCCGATGTAACAGTTGTTGCAATGGTTACAAATGCATATCCTGTAAATGAGTTCCAAAGAAGCAGCGGTGGAACTGGAAAAGTTAGAAATATTATGTTAGAAGATGGAACTGGAAGCATAAGAATGGCTTTATGGGATAGTGACGCAGAAACCGAAATTTCCGAAGGAGATGTTGTAAAGCTAATACACGGGTATGCTAAAGAAAGCGGAGAATACATGGATTTATCAACCGGAAGGTTTGGAAGAATCGAAGTAAATCCAAAAGGAGTTTCAATAAAATCCCCTAGAAATTATATCGCAGACCTTGAAGAAGGAGTTTCAACCGAAATTAACGGAACTATCGTGGACTACCGAAAACAAGATGTAATTCTTAATTTATGTCCAAACTGTAGAAAAAGACTGAATCTGGTTGATAATAAATACCTGTGCGAAGTTTGTGGGGAAGTTGAACCAAATGAACTTCTGGTTTCAAATTTAACAGTTGATGATGGTACAGGCGTTATTAACTGTAGGGTATATGGAAATAATGTTGAAAAAGTAACTGAACTTTCAAAAAATAAATTAAAAGAAATGAATATGGATGCACTTGCAGATGTGCTTGGAAAAGATGTTTTATTCTATGGAACCCCTTCATTTAGAAATGATGACTTGGAATTTGCAGTAAAACGGGTTAATTTCGTAGATGTATCAAAAGAATTGGAAGTTTTAAAGCAACTTTAA
- a CDS encoding SPFH domain-containing protein yields the protein MSFWLNLLLGIFLLVLIIKSVIIVNQFELGLIFRLGKVRGRLNPGVNFIIPFIDVPIKVDVRTKVIDVPPQEMITRDNAGVRIDAVIYYRVMDVNRAILEVQNFQYAIINLAQTSLRAIIGSLELDDALNKREFINSQLLETLDRDTDAWGVKVEKVELREIEPPTDIKNAMTQQMKAERLKRAAILEAEGEKQSKILKAQGTAESMKIEAEGQAKAIQIVAESAQNYFKNEAQLYKALDVTSNTLKENTKFVISENLMDVAKKFIKQ from the coding sequence ATGTCTTTTTGGCTTAATTTGCTATTGGGTATATTTTTGCTGGTATTAATAATAAAATCAGTTATTATCGTAAACCAGTTTGAACTCGGACTTATATTCAGGCTTGGAAAAGTTAGGGGAAGATTAAATCCAGGAGTTAATTTCATAATTCCATTTATCGATGTACCTATAAAAGTAGATGTAAGAACTAAAGTAATCGATGTTCCGCCACAAGAAATGATTACAAGAGATAACGCAGGGGTTAGAATCGATGCAGTTATTTACTACCGAGTAATGGATGTAAACAGAGCAATTTTAGAGGTTCAAAACTTCCAGTACGCAATTATAAACCTTGCACAAACTTCTTTGAGAGCAATAATTGGTAGCCTAGAACTTGATGATGCGTTAAACAAAAGAGAATTTATCAATTCACAGCTTTTAGAAACGCTTGATAGGGATACTGATGCATGGGGAGTAAAGGTTGAAAAAGTTGAATTGAGAGAAATTGAACCTCCAACCGACATTAAAAACGCAATGACCCAACAGATGAAAGCTGAAAGGTTAAAAAGAGCTGCCATATTGGAAGCAGAGGGTGAAAAACAGAGTAAAATCTTAAAAGCCCAAGGTACTGCTGAAAGTATGAAAATTGAAGCAGAAGGTCAGGCAAAAGCAATCCAGATCGTTGCAGAATCTGCTCAAAACTACTTTAAAAACGAAGCTCAGCTCTACAAAGCTCTTGATGTAACTTCAAACACATTGAAAGAGAACACTAAATTTGTAATTTCCGAAAATTTAATGGATGTTGCAAAAAAATTCATTAAACAATAA
- a CDS encoding ATP synthase subunit B family protein — translation MSAIDTIREIKHAENNAVNAIEEAKKKAEEIKLAAIEEGKKIISEAEASAELSAKELVSKFEKEAEEKANEIMNKEDKAIAEMANLAKVKILNIKLEDVIEF, via the coding sequence GTGAGTGCTATAGATACCATTAGGGAAATAAAGCATGCAGAAAATAATGCTGTGAATGCGATAGAAGAAGCTAAGAAAAAAGCAGAAGAAATAAAGCTTGCCGCAATAGAAGAAGGTAAGAAAATAATTTCTGAAGCCGAAGCTAGTGCAGAATTATCTGCAAAAGAATTAGTTTCAAAGTTTGAAAAAGAAGCTGAAGAAAAAGCTAATGAAATAATGAATAAAGAAGACAAAGCAATTGCTGAAATGGCAAACCTTGCTAAAGTCAAAATTCTAAACATCAAATTGGAAGATGTAATAGAATTCTAA
- a CDS encoding NfeD family protein, with translation MDLGYITIIIGMGLILLEAFLPGLNFPVAGVAVLIYGIFLLYAPQFALPSALLAGLITAYIMKRFVYKTGLNVKIGAENLIGEHGDLVDEIDENNYGHVIIHGEKWQAKSENPIKKGSKVIVVGIEGVSLIIEELNE, from the coding sequence ATGGACTTAGGTTATATAACAATTATAATCGGCATGGGGTTAATACTCCTCGAAGCATTCCTTCCAGGGCTTAATTTCCCAGTCGCTGGTGTTGCAGTGCTTATTTATGGAATATTTTTACTTTATGCGCCACAATTTGCACTTCCATCAGCATTACTTGCAGGTTTAATCACTGCATACATCATGAAAAGGTTTGTCTATAAAACCGGTTTAAATGTAAAAATCGGTGCTGAAAACTTAATTGGTGAACATGGGGACCTTGTTGATGAAATTGATGAAAATAACTACGGCCATGTCATAATACACGGGGAAAAATGGCAGGCAAAATCTGAAAACCCGATAAAAAAAGGTTCAAAAGTAATTGTTGTAGGTATTGAAGGAGTATCTTTAATTATTGAAGAACTAAATGAATGA
- a CDS encoding HEAT repeat domain-containing protein, with amino-acid sequence MNIKRIVSDLKKESWYAKLDAVNRLGNIVYESQDDADYVLNNLLIELESPKTVMQARTLWATNNIIKQYPQLAYKIVPHLLRLSNYDNKAIKEISNELLNKPLIQYAISRYNTILSKSIHSEDYYEKLGAIINIWKMAPVDPDLIDSILPELIESMINKNHLKIGIFSWILLESDDNETIEEIVDVINKVYLHLDFNAQYPPSYIKKLINSPDPVLNHVGLSSIEKNPENANNELMEDLLKLFTSENTDRFVKAKMFYTIGLLSKTKPYLKTILIHEANKTIKNEKDWLLTFAALIGFYLIEEKITNLELLHHSNSLIRAVAIQLIDSRSSEQILSAFADNHITVFISAIDRSIMRDVSDEIKLKFLNELSNPDNYPYMSENIDENSVTKLRDSVGEIVHSWDSEHWISKINLMNDLGNLAKNNQDYIDSSIDLIIKSMEDNYGMVRAQGLWIIRAILHNSNDPFYILEALDGHLEPILKINDPNVFVRLNYILILRNFAEFLKKIEGTEDKRSEIAGYLLYMALNDSTKLVSEVAKLVLKFDFDTEIDKKEINLDNFQKYLEAFPYSALGIIRYLLLQNQNDEKVISMFIDICRKYRDYGCDMFCILYGVDMDLTSESICEKLKEYSTCVSNEDQKSVKLIIKMHLNEHNWKVRMTGLSILEKISIMDPKIIDDFIIDLINIALSDRIFEIREFAGKLLEMIDYESPEIDRETSINYLFKKSDELLEIIKDGKFGVDEAFYALSIRTKEIDSIENLMSVVSKFKNDEHWYRRAYAYKILENLIKNPKADHYHYEIINWCLEATEDKNPVISGLSKGILEKLGRAVQPSCQKTAYDRIRRIENLLESGDWTVKVEALQSVRDFINEGHYGYLDIVMEKLDDPHWKVKNAALGILADIDPDLIKPAIPKIISLLNDGDESVILKTLLTLKKFGQKDMKILEKVMPQLDKLENYGTWSIKEEIMRLKLSYYNKLRQKH; translated from the coding sequence ATGAACATTAAAAGAATCGTATCTGACCTTAAAAAAGAAAGCTGGTATGCTAAATTAGATGCTGTAAATAGGTTAGGAAACATTGTCTACGAATCACAAGACGATGCAGATTACGTACTTAATAATTTACTTATTGAACTTGAATCTCCAAAAACCGTAATGCAGGCACGAACGCTTTGGGCTACAAACAATATCATAAAACAGTACCCCCAATTAGCTTACAAAATAGTACCGCATCTTTTAAGACTTTCAAATTATGATAATAAAGCAATAAAAGAAATTTCAAATGAACTTTTAAATAAACCTCTGATACAATACGCAATTTCAAGATATAATACAATACTTTCAAAGAGTATCCATTCAGAGGATTATTACGAAAAATTAGGAGCCATTATAAATATTTGGAAAATGGCACCTGTTGACCCTGACTTAATTGACTCTATTCTTCCGGAATTAATTGAATCAATGATTAATAAAAATCATTTAAAAATAGGCATATTTTCATGGATATTGCTCGAATCCGATGATAATGAAACAATCGAAGAAATTGTAGATGTAATAAATAAAGTATATCTACACCTTGATTTTAATGCCCAATACCCTCCAAGCTATATCAAAAAACTGATAAACAGTCCAGATCCAGTACTTAATCACGTTGGGCTGTCATCTATCGAAAAAAACCCTGAAAATGCAAATAACGAGCTTATGGAAGATTTATTGAAATTATTTACTTCCGAAAATACCGATAGGTTTGTAAAAGCTAAAATGTTCTACACGATAGGATTACTTTCAAAAACCAAACCATATCTAAAAACAATACTTATACACGAAGCCAATAAAACAATTAAAAATGAAAAAGATTGGCTTTTAACATTTGCTGCATTGATCGGGTTTTACTTAATAGAAGAAAAAATAACAAATTTAGAACTATTACACCATTCAAATTCATTAATCCGTGCAGTTGCAATCCAATTGATAGATTCTAGAAGTTCTGAACAGATTCTATCGGCTTTTGCTGATAACCACATAACTGTATTCATCTCGGCCATCGACAGGAGCATTATGCGTGATGTTTCAGATGAAATAAAATTAAAATTTTTAAACGAATTAAGTAATCCCGATAATTACCCATATATGAGCGAAAATATCGATGAAAATTCAGTTACCAAGCTAAGAGATAGCGTTGGTGAGATTGTACACTCGTGGGATTCTGAACATTGGATTTCTAAAATAAATTTAATGAATGACCTTGGAAATTTAGCTAAAAACAACCAAGATTATATTGATAGCTCCATTGACCTAATAATAAAATCTATGGAAGACAATTACGGAATGGTTCGTGCACAAGGTCTCTGGATTATTCGGGCCATATTACACAACAGTAACGATCCATTTTATATTTTAGAAGCATTGGATGGGCATTTAGAACCAATTTTAAAGATAAATGATCCAAATGTCTTTGTAAGGCTAAATTACATACTGATACTTAGAAATTTCGCTGAATTTTTAAAGAAAATTGAAGGTACTGAAGATAAACGTTCAGAAATTGCAGGATATTTGCTTTATATGGCACTGAACGATTCGACAAAACTTGTTTCTGAAGTTGCAAAACTTGTTTTAAAATTTGACTTCGATACTGAAATAGATAAAAAAGAAATTAATCTGGACAACTTCCAAAAATACCTAGAAGCATTCCCTTATTCCGCACTTGGAATTATAAGATACTTATTGTTACAGAACCAAAACGATGAAAAAGTTATTTCAATGTTTATCGACATTTGCAGGAAGTATCGTGACTATGGATGCGATATGTTTTGTATCCTTTATGGGGTTGATATGGATTTAACTTCGGAAAGCATTTGCGAAAAATTGAAGGAATATTCGACATGCGTGTCTAATGAAGACCAAAAATCCGTAAAATTGATCATAAAAATGCATTTGAATGAGCATAACTGGAAAGTAAGAATGACTGGTCTTTCGATTCTTGAAAAAATATCAATAATGGATCCAAAGATTATCGATGATTTCATAATAGATCTAATTAATATCGCATTGTCGGACAGGATATTTGAAATAAGAGAATTTGCCGGAAAATTACTTGAAATGATCGATTATGAAAGTCCAGAAATAGATAGGGAAACTTCAATAAACTACCTTTTCAAAAAAAGCGATGAACTGCTTGAAATTATAAAAGACGGAAAATTTGGAGTCGATGAAGCGTTCTACGCACTTAGTATCCGAACTAAAGAAATAGATAGTATTGAAAACTTAATGTCTGTTGTTTCGAAATTTAAAAATGACGAACACTGGTATAGGAGAGCTTATGCATATAAAATCCTTGAAAACTTAATTAAAAATCCAAAAGCAGACCATTACCACTACGAAATTATAAATTGGTGTCTTGAAGCTACTGAGGATAAAAATCCCGTCATTTCAGGATTATCAAAAGGAATATTGGAAAAATTAGGCCGTGCTGTTCAGCCATCGTGTCAAAAAACTGCGTATGACAGAATCAGACGTATTGAAAACCTACTTGAAAGTGGGGACTGGACTGTAAAAGTAGAAGCGCTCCAATCAGTTCGAGATTTCATCAACGAAGGGCACTACGGATATTTAGATATTGTAATGGAAAAGTTAGATGATCCACACTGGAAAGTTAAAAATGCAGCATTAGGAATTTTGGCAGATATTGACCCAGATTTAATAAAACCTGCAATTCCAAAAATAATCAGTCTTTTAAATGACGGTGATGAATCAGTAATATTAAAAACACTACTTACATTGAAAAAATTCGGTCAAAAGGACATGAAAATCCTTGAAAAAGTTATGCCCCAACTTGATAAACTTGAAAATTACGGAACATGGAGCATAAAAGAAGAAATAATGAGATTAAAATTATCATACTACAATAAATTAAGACAAAAACATTAA
- the tmk gene encoding dTMP kinase: protein MNKFIVFEGIDGCGKTTQAKLIAEKLNANFTFEPTDGKIGKSIREILAGSKCNKETLALLFAADRVEHVSKIEEDLKKSHVVSDRYVYSSIVYQMTQGIPKDFIYKINDYAKIPDLVVLLDVDLNEALKRMESREKEIFEKLEFQKKIKEGYYNLINSENGKFIPKYGFIVIDTTSKPINQVFNEILNAIVDKIPDIIQ, encoded by the coding sequence ATGAACAAATTCATCGTTTTTGAAGGAATTGACGGCTGTGGAAAAACTACTCAGGCAAAACTCATAGCTGAAAAATTAAATGCAAATTTTACATTTGAACCAACTGACGGAAAAATTGGAAAATCTATTAGAGAAATTTTAGCAGGTTCTAAATGCAATAAAGAAACTCTCGCTCTCCTTTTTGCAGCAGATCGTGTTGAACACGTTTCAAAAATCGAAGAAGATTTGAAAAAATCTCACGTTGTTTCGGACCGTTATGTATACTCTTCGATAGTTTACCAGATGACACAAGGAATTCCAAAAGATTTTATATACAAGATTAACGATTATGCAAAAATTCCAGATCTTGTGGTTTTACTCGATGTGGATTTAAATGAAGCTTTAAAAAGAATGGAGTCCAGAGAGAAGGAAATATTTGAAAAACTGGAATTTCAGAAAAAAATAAAAGAAGGATATTACAACCTTATAAATTCAGAGAATGGAAAATTCATACCAAAATATGGATTTATTGTAATTGATACAACTTCAAAACCAATAAATCAGGTTTTTAACGAAATTTTAAACGCGATTGTCGATAAAATTCCAGATATTATACAATAA
- a CDS encoding restriction endonuclease subunit S, translating into MKLEDRAWKEFNLSGENGIFKNYHGKRLTKEKRIDGNLPFLTAGEYNQGLGDFISNKDFITFKDFISIDMFGNAFYHEHICSGDDNIYFFINDELSKATKLFIVACINQNKSKYSYGKQFRQRNADTTKILLPISKNEEFKPDWAFMEEYIKEKYAIKEKTYKEHIKKVIKELTYKEIVPLEKKEWKEFFINELFDVIIGKNIDGNKVDKISGNIPYITRKESNNGLDGFIDEDICKLNNNFPVITIGNETAQPFVQNFSFFTGTKVNILIPKLKMSDKVLYFISTSLKQQKSKYNYTYTINSTRIKKQNILLPINENNEPDYEYMEQYMKNIMIKKYNKYLSYTKK; encoded by the coding sequence ATGAAATTGGAGGATAGGGCATGGAAAGAGTTTAATTTAAGTGGCGAAAATGGCATTTTTAAAAATTACCATGGAAAAAGGTTGACTAAAGAAAAAAGAATCGATGGAAATTTACCTTTTTTAACCGCTGGAGAATATAATCAAGGTTTAGGAGATTTTATATCTAATAAAGACTTTATCACATTTAAAGATTTTATTTCCATAGATATGTTTGGAAATGCATTTTATCATGAACATATTTGTTCGGGGGACGACAATATCTATTTCTTTATAAATGATGAATTATCCAAAGCAACAAAACTATTTATTGTAGCGTGTATCAACCAAAACAAAAGTAAATATTCGTATGGCAAACAATTTAGACAAAGAAATGCGGATACAACTAAAATATTACTTCCCATCTCGAAAAATGAGGAATTTAAACCAGATTGGGCATTTATGGAAGAATATATCAAAGAAAAATACGCAATTAAAGAAAAAACATATAAAGAACACATAAAAAAAGTTATCAAAGAATTAACATATAAAGAAATTGTTCCATTAGAAAAAAAAGAATGGAAAGAATTTTTTATAAATGAGTTATTTGACGTAATTATTGGAAAAAATATCGATGGAAATAAAGTTGATAAAATTTCAGGCAATATTCCATATATTACCAGAAAAGAATCGAATAATGGTCTTGACGGATTTATAGATGAAGATATTTGTAAATTAAATAATAACTTTCCAGTAATAACGATAGGTAACGAAACCGCACAACCATTTGTACAAAATTTTTCATTTTTTACAGGCACAAAAGTAAATATTCTTATACCAAAATTGAAAATGTCAGATAAAGTGTTATATTTTATATCTACTTCGCTAAAACAACAAAAATCAAAATATAATTACACATACACAATTAATTCTACAAGAATCAAAAAACAGAACATATTACTACCGATTAATGAAAATAATGAACCCGATTATGAATATATGGAACAATATATGAAAAATATTATGATAAAGAAATATAATAAATATTTAAGCTACACGAAGAAATAA
- the rlmH gene encoding 23S rRNA (pseudouridine(1915)-N(3))-methyltransferase RlmH, whose protein sequence is MNVTIISVGKIKEKYLSDAIIEYSKRISRYSKLDIIEVADEKTPENPSDVEKSKILEKEAERILKYLKKDSFLITLEILGKELTSEDLAKKINDLSISGKSDITFVIGGSLGLSKNISEISDFKLSFSKMTFPHQLMRVILLEQIYRSFRIISGEPYHK, encoded by the coding sequence ATGAACGTAACAATCATTTCTGTTGGAAAAATAAAAGAAAAGTATCTAAGTGATGCAATTATTGAATACTCAAAAAGAATTTCACGATATTCAAAGCTCGATATAATCGAAGTTGCCGATGAAAAAACCCCTGAAAATCCAAGCGACGTTGAAAAATCAAAAATACTTGAAAAGGAAGCTGAAAGAATTTTAAAATATCTAAAAAAAGATTCATTTTTGATAACTCTTGAGATTTTGGGAAAAGAATTAACTTCTGAAGATCTTGCAAAAAAAATAAACGACCTTTCAATTTCTGGAAAAAGTGATATAACATTCGTTATTGGAGGATCCTTGGGATTATCAAAAAATATTTCAGAAATTTCAGATTTTAAGCTGTCTTTTTCAAAAATGACATTTCCACACCAATTAATGAGGGTCATTCTTTTAGAACAGATCTATCGAAGTTTTAGAATTATTAGCGGGGAACCTTATCATAAGTAA